From a single Pseudopipra pipra isolate bDixPip1 chromosome 15, bDixPip1.hap1, whole genome shotgun sequence genomic region:
- the LOC135422463 gene encoding GDNF family receptor alpha-4-like has protein sequence MGPALLLGLLLSRAGDLLALPRSDCVVAERLCLSDSTCNATYRILENCALAKTRLLPLDHDSRVRCLNAELDLGNSSLLHCKCHRRMKRQEHCLRVFWTVHSSMTDGYFHLETSPYENPANEEHWKTDYNKLAALVSGSQLAGDATNPCLKESHVCNLSKKCVRLRTDYASICTRAAGSEDVCDRRKCLRGLRNFFEKVPEDFTKRILFCPCQDEFCGERRRKTIVPDCSFQSNTKPSCLWLLDLCLEDPFCKSRLADFQQNCQPADTSPDGCSLHNHAACLQAYMGMIGTPMTPNYVSNSSVEVSLWCTCESSGNQKEKCDQILGMFESNKCLENAIWSQMHLKQTALERQEDLPHSSSLSFQGDSASTSLASEMSQVAEGKMQQDSSEHSSMPLASSEHSGAATSWPSLALFLPLLLNINLA, from the exons ATGGGGCCGgcgctgctgctggggctgctcctctccagagcCG GAGacctcctggctctgcccaggagTGACTGTGTCGTGGCAGAGCGGCTGTGCCTCTCGGACTCCACCTGCAATGCCACGTACAGGATCCTGGAAAACTGTGCCCTGGCCAAGACTCGCCTCCTTCCACTGGATCACGATAGCAGGGTCAGATGTCTGAATGCAGAGCTGGACCTTGGGAACAGCTCTTTGCTGCACTGCAAGTGTCACCGGCGCATGAAGAGACAGGAGCACTGCTTACGTGTCTTCTGGACCGTTCACTCCAGCATGACAGATG GTTATTTCCATTTGGAGACCTCTCCCTATGAGAACCCAGCAAATGAAGAACACTGGAAGACAGATTATAATAAACTGGCAGCTCTGGTATCAG GCTCACAGTTAGCGGGAGATGCAACAAACCCGTGCCTGAAAGAAAGTCATGTCTGTAATCTGAGCAAGAAGTGTGTTCGTCTGCGCACAGACTACGCCTCCATCTGCACCAGGGCGGCGGGGAGCGAGGACGTGTGTGACCGGCGCAAGTGCCTCAGGGGGCTGAGGAATTTCTTTGAGAAAGTCCCTGAGGACTTCACCAAGAGGATCCTCTTCTGTCCGTGTCAGGATGAATTTTGTGGAGAAAGACGCCGGAAGACTATTGTTCCTGATTGTTCCTTCCAGTCTAACACCAAACCCAGTTGCCTCTGGCTGCTGGACTTATGCTTAGAGGACCCTTTCTGCAA ATCCCGACTGGCTGACTTCCAACAAAACTGTCAACCTGCAGACACGTCTCCAGATGGCTGCTCTCTGCACAACCATGCTGCATGCCTGCAGGCTTACATGGGGATGATTG GCACACCCATGACACCCAACTATGTCAGTAACTCCAGTGTGGAGGTCTCCTTGTGGTGTACCTGTGAGAGCAGCGGCAACCAGAAGGAGAAGTGTGACCAGATACTCGGCATGTTTGAGAGCAACAAATGCCTTG AAAATGCCATTTGGTCTCAAATGCACCTGAAGCAGACAGCTCTAGAAAGACAGGAAGACTTACCTCATTCATCTTCCCTAAGCTTCCAAGGAGACAGTGCCAGCACATCTCTTGCTTCAGAAATGTCCCAG GTGGCTGAAGGGAAGATGCAGCAAGACAGCTCTGAACATAGCAGCATGCCTTTGGCCTCCTCTGAGCATTCTGGAGCTGCTACTTCTTGGCCTTCTCTGGCTCTGTTCCTGCCCCTGTTGCTGAACATTAACTTGGCATAA